A single genomic interval of Ictalurus furcatus strain D&B chromosome 20, Billie_1.0, whole genome shotgun sequence harbors:
- the LOC128624173 gene encoding leucine-rich repeat and immunoglobulin-like domain-containing nogo receptor-interacting protein 3 — MAALWGLGWLGVSLTLLALAPVCQSCPPRCECAAQLRSVSCQRKRLSGVPEGIPTETRLLDLSRNRLRWVSPGDLAPYPRLEEVDLSENLISTLEPNAFASLQALRTLHLRGNQLKLVPMGAFARLSNLTTLDLSENKIVILLDYTFQDLHSLKHLEVGDNDLVYISHKAFSGLLGLEDLTIERCNLTSISGQTLSYLRNLVTLRLRHLSISTIEDQNFRKMSALRGLEIDNWPYLEYISPLSFQSLNLTWLSITNTNITAVPSASFRNLVYLTSLNLSYNPISVLEPWAFKDLIRLKELHMVSTNLQAVEPHALGGLRQIRVLNLSNNELVTLEDSSFHSVNSLETLRVDGNPLSCDCRLLWILQRRRTLNFDGKMPICAAPPEVQGNILSSFPDSALFDYFTCQKPKIRNRKLQQVTAREGQLVSFLCRADGEPPPAIIWISPQRRKITSKSSSRITVLPSGTLEIRYAQVTDSGTYICIASNAGGNDTYFATLTVKGQPVDPAMFANRSLYAVDFNDTGLNSTRVFLKFTLDLTTILVSTAMGCITFLGVVLFCFLLLFVWSRGRGQRRNNFTVEYSFRKTEGPTTSSTSGGTRKFNMKMI; from the exons ATGGCTGCCCTATGGGGCCTGGGCTGGCTGGGTGTGAGCCTCACCCTGTTGGCCCTCGCCCCAGTGTGCCAGAGCTGCCCGCCACGCTGTGAATGTGCGGCTCAGCTCCGCTCCGTGTCCTGCCAGCGAAAGCGTCTGTCGGGTGTACCTGAGGGCATCCCCACAGAGACCCGGCTGCTGGACCTCAGTCGGAACCGGCTACGCTGGGTGTCACCAGGAGACCTGGCACCATATCCACGGCTGGAAGAAGTGGACCTCAGCGAGAACTTAATCTCCACACTGGAGCCCAATGCCTTCGCCAGTCTGCAGGCACTGCGAACACTACATCTTCGTGGAAACCAGCTGAAACTGGTGCCTATGGGCGCCTTTGCTCGCCTGTCAAACCTCACAACCCTGGACCTGAGTGAAAACAAGATTGTCATCCTGTTGGATTATACTTTTCAGGACCTGCACAGTCTCAAACACCTTGAG GTTGGTGACAATGACTTGGTCTACATCTCCCATAAAGCTTTCTCAGGATTGCTGGGTCTGGAAGACTTAACCATAGAAAGATGCAACCTGACTTCAATTTCTGGCCAAACTCTATCCTACCTACGCAACCTGGTCACCCTTAGATTACGCCACCTCAGCATCTCTACCATTGAAGACCAAAACTTCCGCAAGATGTCTGCTTTGCGAGGGCTAGAGATAGACAATTGGCCTTACTTGGAATACATCTCCCCTCTTAGTTTCCAGAGTCTAAACTTGACCTGGCTGTCCATTACTAACACCAACATTACTGCAGTCCCTTCTGCTTCTTTCCGCAACCTTGTTTACCTGACATCCCTTAACCTCTCCTACAACCCCATATCTGTGCTGGAACCCTGGGCATTCAAAGATCTTATAAGGCTGAAAGAGCTACACATGGTCAGCACTAACCTACAAGCTGTAGAGCCTCATGCTCTGGGTGGTCTGAGGCAGATTCGGGTGCTCAACCTCTCCAACAATGAACTGGTCACACTGGAAGACAGCTCCTTTCATTCCGTCAACAGCCTTGAAACGTTACGAGTAGACGGGAATCCACTTTCTTGTGACTGCCGGCTTCTCTGGATTCTGCAACGCAGACGCACTCTGAACTTTGATGGGAAAATGCCAATATGTGCTGCTCCACCTGAGGTACAGGGTAATATCCTGAGCAGCTTTCCGGATTCTGCATTATTTGACTACTTCACTTGCCAGAAGCCGAAGATTCGCAACCGGAAGCTTCAACAGGTGACAGCGCGAGAGGGTCAGTTGGTGTCCTTCCTGTGTCGTGCTGATGGTGAACCTCCGCCTGCCATCATCTGGATCTCACCACAGCGGCGAAAGATCACCTCGAAAAGCAGCAGCAGGATCACCGTCTTACCAAGTGGAACGTTGGAGATCCGATATGCCCAGGTGACTGACAGTGGCACATACATCTGCATCGCCAGCAATGCGGGTGGCAACGACACCTACTTTGCCACACTAACGGTGAAAGGACAACCGGTGGACCCCGCTATGTTCGCCAACCGTTCTCTGTATGCGGTGGACTTTAATGACACTGGTCTGAACAGCACACGTGTCTTCCTTAAGTTCACACTTGACCTCACCACAATCCTGGTGTCTACAGCCATGGGCTGCATCACCTTCCTGGGTGTAGTACTCTTCTGTTTCCTGCTGTTGTTCGTGTGGAGCCGCGGAAGGGGTCAACGCAGGAACAACTTCACAGTAGAGTACTCATTCAGGAAAACCGAGGGGCCCACTACCAGTTCAACCTCTGGAGGGACCCGCAAGTTCAACATGAAAATGATATGA